The following nucleotide sequence is from Trypanosoma brucei gambiense DAL972 chromosome 3, complete sequence.
CATGGACCAGGCATTTTATACTGCTTTGCCGTGTGCTTTGGAAGGTAATGCTGGTCGCCAGGTTTGTATACTTCCGGCACTGTGGAATTCGGTAGCGCCGCCcattgttccccatgaatAATAGTGAAGAAGTCTTCTGCCAAGTGGTAACGACCGGTGTGGCCTTCCGTCCCCACAGCAGTGCCAAATATAATGATGTACTCGGAAAAGGACGCGTGAAGAAGCTTCATGGAACCCATTGCCCCGCCTGCATTGTTCCACATCCATCGACTActatttgttgtgtgtgcgGGGTACGTTGCAAGAACTCCTTCGATCACCTCGGCAATGACCGCGTCGGCGGAGGGATTATCCCCATATTTACTTCGAGCGTTTGCGATGCTCTGTTTGACAATGGTCTGAAGTTCCTTGGGATCAAACACCCAATTCTCTGGGCGGTTTACCAGGTGGACAAAACCCGCTAGGGTGACCGTGagcaggaaaacaaaaagtgtttTGCAGAGACCCATTGTTGTCCCGCTGACCGCTTTAAGTCAATTTTCTCTTGTGAGCCTACCAATTTGGGGTTCCTAATGGAATAAAAAAGTTTCCGCTCTTCCTGTCACTTCCCTTTTcgactatatatatatatatatatatatatataggctTATACACTATTTAAAATGAAGTAGGAACACACATGCCGAGGTGTCATACAGAGTTATGCATCAACCCCCGACAACGGAAAAGAGTGGAAACAACGTCGGTTCgacaaggcaaaaaaaaaaaaacgctctGGAGTGTCGAGCGGACACCAAGCGGAtaaagaagcaaaacattACTCTCTCCACTTCCCATTGTTATTACATCCAGGCTCTCGCATCGATACAGTGGCAGCTACCCAGATGCAACGTTACGCAGCGTAGTGGCCAAAGTTAGGAGGAAGACAATGTTGGAAACAAGGCGTCTTTCACAGAAttaagagaaagagaaaaaaaagcaagaaataCTACGGTTGTGTAAAGGCTATCTTGCGCAACAAGGATACGTAGCGTACAGGTGTGTGgaaagccaaaaaaaaaagtaagaagcaggtatacatatatatatatatatataatatgtatgtatatacgtgctttccccctctctagTTGTTTGACTTCCATAACCGTATGCATCCATCGCTACCACCCGATATCAAAGTTCCATCCGCGGCGCCGAAGACGGCCGACACACCGCCTCGGTGGGCTGCATCCTCCATTCTCCGCGTTTTTGCCTCAAGATCCCACAAAATGAGCGAGGCATCCATGCTTCCAGAGAGCAGACGGGTGTTACTGTTGTAAGCAAAGGACAGCGAAGTCACCCGGAGTGTATGGAAAACCAAGTCTTTGTGAAGTATGCTACCATCTTCCCACgaccacacaaatatattccTGTTTGCGTCACCTGAGGCAACCACTTGACCATCGTGAGAGAAGGCGAGGCACGCCACTGCACCCGTGTGGTGACCCGCGAACTGCACTTTCGCCTCCGGTGGAGCGCTCTCAGTTATTTGATAACCTTTTACCAGTTTTTCTCCACCCACAATAATCATTTGACCTCGGGCAGCGGCGCTGCAGCCGTCAAACCTATCAAGCTTTTCTTCAGCAATCTTAGAGCCTGCAGAGCTAATAACGATGAAGCTGTTCCGTAGCAGCAGTACTGCAGTGCCATCCTCGGTTACAGTTAACGCCGTAACAGCAGTGACATCTTGCGAAACAACGGCCGGGGTACTGTCATTGGGGTCATAGCGGAGTAACTCACTCCCGGCTACAATGTACAACTTACCACCGCTAAATGCCGCTGCGGTAATGAGATCGGCTGACAGGGGCACCTCATTTGCCTCACCGGCTGCGGCTGCCGCCGTGCCACGCCAAATGAGTGCGCGGTCAACACTGACTGATACCATCAGCTCATCCGATTCCTTGTGTAGCAGGAGAATCCGTCCTTGATGCCCCAAGAAAGTTCGTGTCATTTCACCCTTCTCATTTATTAATGTGAGCTTACCACCGAATGAAACCGAAACCACACCCCGCGCTGTATATGCAACCCCCTGCTGCATATCTAGAACCCGATTCCCAGTAGAGCATGTTGCGATGTTCGACGCTGAGGTTACATCGAAAACCTTCACGGTCTTATCAGCGCTAGCTGTCGCAATTAGTTTACCGTCTGGGCTCCATGCAAGGGAGAAGATGCTACCCCTGTGGTCTACGCTAATGCTTCCCTTCTTATCGCCCGTCCTTCCATCAAGTAGAATGATATTACCTGTGCGGGCAACCGTTGCGATAGTTTCCATATCCGGACTgtaacgcacacacataacCTTCTCGTTGTGTTCTTTTACGTTGCAGGTGAACTTAAAGGGAACACCCTCATAGAAACCCACCATATTATCCGCACTTCCGGTTACCGCGCGAAATGGTCGATCCCCCCGCACATCACACGAAAGGATACTCTGTGTGTGGCCATTAATGCTTCCGATTGTATTTCCTGACACGGTTACCGCGGCCGCGAAGTTGTTCCGTCCGTCGCCCACCACCACAAGCCGTTCCTCATCTCGTGTCCACGCCACGTCCCGGACTGGTCCCTCCAGTAGCTGCCCGTTGTATTTCTCTTGTGTGCCGTTACGCCGCTCCCACAAGCgcacatttcccttttgatCTCCGGATGCCACGAATTTGCTGGAAGGACTTATGCGCACTGCAGTTACTGGCGACGTGTGGTGCCAACAACAGAGGACGGAATCCGCCCCTGTGGTTGAGATGTCACGCACCACCACATTGTTACCACTACCGTATGCCACAAGCGTGTCATGAGCCGAAATTGACGTCGGTGTTGCTCGTGTTGTGGAGGGCGCACTAGGAATAATACCCTCAAGTTGCAGTTGATGAACTGACATGAACAAAGGGTGCAACCCCTAAaggtttttttgtcttcccttTAGTTGTTTCGGTTTGAGGTATCGTGCTTTCTCTCTAACGTTGTTATCCCTCCAGTTCCCTTCCAAAttcttgtttattgtttacaAATGGTACCCCCTTtccgcttttctttttctttttttaaacaaaaaatatgacTTCACTCCCCGTGTCCACGGCAGAAAACATGGAGGACAGATGATCGACACATCGATACTGCACGTACGCGTGTGAGTGTGAGTTTACATGCAAATGCAAGTGTAAGAGAAAGTACTGGGGGCGCCTCATTGGAATATATAACTgcgcttttccttttttttttttgcaaactATGAGTAGGAAagtatttttttatatttgtcgCGAAAGCCCGCCAATAACATTTATTCTTTccgttttccctctcttacGGTATCCCACCAGGATGTCCTTAAGGGTACATTTCGCCAAACAGTTCGGTAGTTGGTGctgagtaaaaaaaaaaaaaggaaagagttaGGGGTGATGCCAAAGCCGCGGGGATGAAAAAAGGcagcaaaaattaaaaaaaaacatcaaaatgTTCTAAACAAAACTACCTGCAatggaataaaaagaaaagaaagatggaaAACTGTAAAGTAAAACGCAACGCAACTTCTGCTTAAAAGTTTTGAACCAATTCAACAATGTTTCCGGTTCCTTCCCTTAGTGGTTGAGGGAGAACAGggaacaaaaatacaaaaataacgAGGAAATAAAGAGACTGCACGAAAAATATATGGCAGAGTTAGtgtgttcttctttttgtgttttccaTGGGGCATCCCGAAAGTAGACGCGATAAAAAGAGGAATCGGAGTGCGAAGTAGCAATAGCGGAGGCTCGCTTCATAGGTGCCAGTAGTTCTCCTTGGTGAATATAAGTTAAATGAAAGCAATGTTATAAAATTAacccctcttcctttcttgggCCCTTTCCACCAAACCTCTCTCTTGCCTGTTTGGTAAtacgcatatatacatacttATGTATACatttaataatatatatatatatatatatatatattcacgtTTTCACACCTCTGTGCAGAGATTTGGACATGTGTTCATGCCAATCTGTTCCTTTACATGAAGacgtgggggggggggggagggaggggaggaaaagcaTTCCCGGGCTCATGGTTAACcatctccctttttccccctattCATTGCGATTGTCTTCCCTATGTTAATTAACACGTAGGTGCtgctcccccttccctccatAGCTAGCTAGCGTCAAAACTCAATACAACCGTAGTGGTATACCATCAAACTTTACGCTTTTTCATTACATTTAGAGATCCGTCGTCACCCGCTTCGATAAGTTTTGCAGAAGCTACGAATCTTTTGTGTCTTTCTCAGCTTCTTCCGTGGTCCCTTCCGCGTCAATGCTGTTGGCATGCGGTACGTGTGGGGGGATGAATGTGAAAAATGGGTGCTGCAGTGCCTCCTCTGCTGTAAGCCGATGTTGCGGTTCGTAGGCCAGGAGACGGACAAGGAGATCTACGCCATTCTCACCAATGATATCCAACGCCTTATGCCTAATGAAGTACCTGGTTAAGTTTATCCTTGCCAAGTCGCTTGTATTGCCACATTGTACCCGACTATATTTCTTTTGCAGATCCTCAAGAAAACTACTCAGCGCAGGCGCGTGCTTTCCATAGTGTGCGTATAGATTCATGCTGGGAAAGGTAGAAGATGTGGGTGGGCCTAAGCGGCTAAATATGCACATCAGCTGTTCCACCTCACTACGCCCACGAAAGAGCGTGCTGCCGCTTGCAGCTTCAGCAATGATGCAAGCCACACTCCACATATCCGCAGTGAAGCGGTAATTTATGTTTCCCAGAATAACATCGGGGCTGCGATACCATAACGTAATAGCTTCATGTTGGTATTTTTTAACGGGAATTCCATCCATACGGCTAAGACCAAAGTCTGTTACCTTTAGGATGTACGATGGTGTTGgggtttcctctttcccatCGCTACTAGGCCCCTCATTACCTTGTTGTCTCGACCCTTTTCGTACACTCTTTAGTAGAATATTCTGCGGTTTCAGATCCCTATGAGAAATTTCTTTTCGGTGAAGATAGCACACACCCCGCAGTAAATCCCTCATCATTTGGCGATATATTTTTGGATCAGTGAAGTGGCGACCCGGTTGGCGCTTCAAATATGACGCTAAATCTCCCCCATCACAGAATTCGGtgattatatatacacaattCCTATCGACAACAACATCGTACAACTTGACGAGGTTACTTCCACCGACCAGAGCGACCTCATCATCACCAGGTGGATCCTCGAGTGACCGACTAATCTCTTTGAGAACCATCACCTCCCGGAGCGCAGATGCGGGCAACCCTTCCTTGTCATCACCACAACGTGTCCGCTTTAATGCAACCACATCTCCACCAccgtcttcctcttccttctcatgCCGCGTTGAATCGTTCCCGTTGGGCTTTACTTCTCGATCCTTATTTGCTTGTGTGCTACGTGTTGCTTTAAACACGTCACCGTACATCCCACTACCAAGAAAGTCTGTTCCCGTATGGAACGTGTAGTCGTAAACTCTTCTGAGTTTGCCACCAGCTACCGAACGATCAGCGTCTGTCATTTTATGTATCAAGTGAAGCCACGAAACAAAGTGGGAATACCTGTGGTAAAAAACTGCAGTGAAGTGAAATGTTTAATAGATATATATTGTGCGTGTACGGAAGGAAGTGCCCGTTGTTGAAACCTGCTTGCACTACCTTTATATAGAGAAGATATGCATACGCATAAGAAGAGCAATAGCACGAAGCCGTTTACCAATGCACAgatgtgaggaaaaaaacgaGGAAGAGCTgcagaagagggggaaatggatAAAGGCGATGGTCGGAGTAATGAGAACCACCGTCGTGGCCGTCCTGGTCCACCGTGGAAGGCGGTTGAGCCAACAGCAGGAATGCCATCCTTTGTTAACACTATTTTAGCGCCAATAACCACGCAAGGGGCGATATAAAAGCAAGGTAGTGGAAATGACTACTAAAGCACGACGAGAAtaaatcgaaaaaaaaaattcccgTACAgcttcaaaaataaaaaaagatgcTACCACGACTCTTCAACACAGAAACCTTGCGTAAAACCCTTCCACTTCTCTCATACTCTTCATAAGCAGTTCAACTCTTTTGCACATTTCTTCAGTGTTTAtctcattttatttatttttccacaaattcttctccttccctcacttttccccctttttcttcggtTCATttcccacacaaacacagacttctactttttgtttactcGCGGGTGTATTCTCCTCTCCATTGCATTCCTTCACGGGCGCAAAATGCGCTGCATCATTAAACCACAACGACCAAGATGTGCAACGGACGGGGAAGCTAAGTGCAAGCGCAAGTAAACAAACGTATGCGGACTGACGAAGAGGATAGCAGACAAGGAAGGCAAgtccaaaacaaaagaattgcaaTAGCAAAACAACCGTACAAAATGAAGCAGttgcatatacatatacacacacatatatatatatatatatatatatatacacgtatatGAGTGTATACATAACCTTGTATATACGTACGCGTCTCCTCTTTGAAACCTTTCAACTACCTATCCTCGTTGGAAGCAG
It contains:
- a CDS encoding C-8 sterol isomerase, putative translates to MGLCKTLFVFLLTVTLAGFVHLVNRPENWVFDPKELQTIVKQSIANARSKYGDNPSADAVIAEVIEGVLATYPAHTTNSSRWMWNNAGGAMGSMKLLHASFSEYIIIFGTAVGTEGHTGRYHLAEDFFTIIHGEQWAALPNSTVPEVYKPGDQHYLPKHTAKQYKMPGPCFALEYARGVIPSMFFFGFADMFSSTLDMVTLYHTVVESTKQMIPNALRGKI
- a CDS encoding cell division control protein, putative, whose translation is MTDADRSVAGGKLRRVYDYTFHTGTDFLGSGMYGDVFKATRSTQANKDREVKPNGNDSTRHEKEEEDGGGDVVALKRTRCGDDKEGLPASALREVMVLKEISRSLEDPPGDDEVALVGGSNLVKLYDVVVDRNCVYIITEFCDGGDLASYLKRQPGRHFTDPKIYRQMMRDLLRGVCYLHRKEISHRDLKPQNILLKSVRKGSRQQGNEGPSSDGKEETPTPSYILKVTDFGLSRMDGIPVKKYQHEAITLWYRSPDVILGNINYRFTADMWSVACIIAEAASGSTLFRGRSEVEQLMCIFSRLGPPTSSTFPSMNLYAHYGKHAPALSSFLEDLQKKYSRVQCGNTSDLARINLTRYFIRHKALDIIGENGVDLLVRLLAYEPQHRLTAEEALQHPFFTFIPPHVPHANSIDAEGTTEEAEKDTKDS